One genomic window of Punica granatum isolate Tunisia-2019 chromosome 1, ASM765513v2, whole genome shotgun sequence includes the following:
- the LOC116203434 gene encoding uncharacterized protein LOC116203434: MASASGSGSASASNTGAVAKSRKNATGVRDDPAWAHGYEVPGERLKIKCKYCDKVVSGGPYRLKHHLGCTKINVAPFPAVPDDVKNNMLAICMRLEDLSVKKKQASSCGLEGDDVVDVGNDDEDARVNTKRKGNETAEISSFFKKRNLNIQSKQKQSTINQMMKKDLREDVCMQIARFFYTSAIPFNCVKNPEFEKMCHLIGKYGIGLKPPSYHELSDKYLRKEVDNTMSLLEEHKAMWRKSGCSIMSDGWTDKKKRSICNFLVNSPKGTIFLTSSDTSDISKTAVKVFQMIDDIVEQVGEENVVQIVTDNAANYKAAGEMLMEKRKKLFWTPCAAHCIDLMLEDLEKKIKVHELTIMKGRKITTFIYSRTLLITMLKHFTKGKDLIRPAVTRFATAYLTLGCLFDNRNALRTMFASKQWKGSRFAKLEGGKYAERVIMDTRFWSNVNTCLKAAYPLIKVLRMVDSDEKPAMGFIYNEMEKAKQKIKTNFKDDRKSYDPIWKVIDERWEVQLHRPLHAAAYYLNPQLHFSSEFRADREVMRGLYKVMDRMLDDEERDKVDLQLEEFKHERGLFGFSSAKSMRFKKTPADWWESYGADTPELQRFSIRILSLTCSSSGCERNWSAFEMVHTKRRNRLHQKKMNDLVFVMYNLKLKDKKIRKQVDLQVDDISSDDEWIVEDETENTATLSHNFNLRSLGRGDDGDEESEGIQIGDEHAENMRTQEHGTVDDLELPEEDEFDILYDDDVGDDEDLDEI, translated from the exons ATGGCTTCTGCAAGTGGATCTGGGAGTGCATCGGCTAGTAATACTGGGGCAGTAGCCAAATCTAGGAAAAATGCAACTGGAGTTAGAGATGATCCGGCTTGGGCGCACGGTTATGAAGTTCCAGGAGAGAGGCTGAAGATTAAATGTAAATATTGTGACAAGGTAGTTTCTGGAGGTCCCTATAGGTTGAAACATCACTTGGGATGTACCAAGATTAACGTGGCACCTTTTCCAGCTGTTCCTGATGATGTTAAGAATAATATGCTCGCTATTTGTATGCGTTTAGAGGATCTTTCAGTGAAGAAAAAACAAGCTAGTAGTTGTGGTTTAGAAGGTGATGATGTTGTAGATGTTGgtaatgatgatgaagatgcaAGGGTTAATacaaagagaaagggaaaTGAAACAGCTGAAATTTCTAGTTTCTTTAAGAAGAGGAATTTGAACATTCAAAGCAAGCAAAAACAATCAACAATTAATCAGATGATGAAGAAAGATTTGAGAGAGGATGTTTGCATGCAGATTGCTCGTTTTTTCTATACAAGTGCAATTCCATTTAATTGTGTCAAGAATCCTGAGTTTGAAAAGATGTGTCATTTGATTGGGAAGTATGGTATTGGATTGAAACCGCCGTCTTATCATGAGCTTAGtgataaatatttgagaaaagAGGTTGATAATACTATGTCATTGCTTGAGGAGCATAAAGCTATGTGGAGAAAGTCGGGGTGTTCTATAATGTCAGATGGTTGGACTGATAAGAAGAAGAGGTCCATATGCAATTTCTTAGTGAATAGCCCTAAGGGAACAATTTTTTTGACTTCCAGTGACACATCAGACATCTCTAAGACTGCAGTGAAAGTATTTCAGATGATAGATGATATAGTGGAGCAAGTTGGGGAAGAGAACGTGGTTCAAATTGTCACGGATAATGCTGCTAATTACAAGGCAGCAGGTGAGATGCTAATGGAGAAACGGAAGAAGTTATTTTGGACTCCTTGTGCAGCTCATTGCATAGATCTTATGTTAGAggatttggagaagaagattaaGGTACATGAGCTGACAATAATGAAGGGTAGGAAGATTACGACATTCATTTACTCGAGAACACTTCTCATCACAATGCTGAAGCATTTCACCAAGGGCAAAGATTTGATTAGACCGGCTGTGACTCGCTTTGCCACTGCTTATCTGACTTTGGGATGCCTCTTCGACAATAGAAATGCTCTAAGGACAATGTTTGCATCCAAGCAATGGAAAGGGAGTCGATTTGCGAAGTTAGAAGGTGGAAAGTATGCGGAACGTGTTATTATGGATACCAGATTTTGGAGTAATGTTAATACATGTTTGAAGGCTGCATATCCTCTCATTAAGGTCCTCCGCATGGTGGATTCGGATGAAAAGCCCGCGATGGGCTTTATTTATAATGAGATGGAGAAAGCTAAGCAGAAGATCAAAACAAACTTCAAGGATGATCGGAAgag CTATGATCCTATTTGGAAAGTTATTGATGAGAGATGGGAGGTTCAACTTCATAGGCCTCTACATGCTGCTGCTTATTACCTGAATCCCCAGTTGCATTTCTCTTCTGAATTTAGAGCTGATAGAGAAGTTATGCGTGGATTATATAAGGTTATGGATCGGATGCTAGATGATGAAGAGAGGGATAAGGTTGATTTGCAGCTAGAGGAATTCAAACATGAAAGAGGACTCTTTGGATTCTCATCTGCAAAGTCTATGAGGTTTAAGAAGACACCGGCAGATTGGTGGGAATCATATGGTGCCGATACCCCAGAGTTGCAAAGATTTAGTATAAGGATATTAAGTTTGACCTGTAGCTCTTCGGGATGTGAGCGTAATTGGAGTGCTTTTGAAATG GTACACACAAAGAGAAGAAATCGGTTGCATCAAAAGAAGATGAATGATTTAGTATTTGTGATGTACAATTTGAAGTTGAAAGATAAGAAGATCAGGAAGCAAGTTGATCTTCAAGTAGATGACATTTCTTCCGATGATGAATGGATTGTCGAAGATGAGACAGAGAATACCGCAACTTTAAGTCATAATTTTAACTTGCGTTCTCTTGGTCGTGGggatgatggtgatgaagaAAGTGAAGGTATTCAAATTGGCGATGAACATGCAGAGAATATGCGCACACAAGAGCATGGCACGGTTGATGACTTAGAACTTCCCGAAGAAGATGAGTTTGATATTttgtatgatgatgatgttggtGATGATGAAGATTTGGATGAGATTTGA
- the LOC116196540 gene encoding solute carrier family 25 member 44-like isoform X2, whose product MQVAGSGLSHMRGFTVFRQILRTDGIPGVFRGFGTSAIGSLPGRVLALTSLEVSKDLMLKYTEGLDMPEATRVGIANGVAGMLSNLVSCVYFVPLDVVCQRLMVQGLPGTTSCRGPVDVVRKVMKVEGVRGMYRGFGLTAVTQSPASALWWGAYGAAQHIIWRSLGCRDDIEKKPSHVEMVAVQATAGLVAGACSSVITTPIDTVKTRLQVMDNYEIGRPSVLKTAKALLKEDGWWGFYRGFGPRFLNMSLYGTTMIVTYELIKRLSVKQQ is encoded by the exons ATGCAAGTGGCTGGTTCTGGCCTCTCCCACATGCGTGGATTCACCGTGTTTAGACAGATTCTCAGGACCGATGGAATCCCGGGAGTCTTTAGAGGTTTCGGAACCTCTGCTATCGGATCGCTCCCTGGTCGTGTCTTGGCTCTGACATCGCTAGAAGTATCGAAAGACCTGATGCTTAAGTACACTGAAGGTTTGGACATGCCTGAAGCAACTCGTGTCGGGATCGCAAATGGAGTGGCCGGCATGCTCTCGAATTTAGTTTCGTGCGTGTACTTTGTGCCCCTAGATGTG GTGTGCCAGAGACTAATGGTACAGGGGCTACCAGGGACCACATCCTGCAGAGGGCCCGTTGATGTTGTTCGGAAAGTGATGAAAGTGGAAGGGGTACGTGGTATGTACAGGGGATTTGGATTAACTGCAGTTACCCAGTCTCCTGCTTCTGCACTTTGGTGGGGTGCTTATGGTGCTGCTCAACACATTATATGGAG GAGCTTGGGGTGTAGGGATGATATAGAGAAGAAGCCATCTCATGTAGAGATGGTAGCAGTTCAGGCTACTGCAGGATTAGTTGCAGGAGCTTGTTCCTCGGTCATCACCACTCCCATAGACACAGTAAAGACTCGACTTCAG GTAATGGATAATTATGAAATTGGAAGGCCGTCTGTCTTGAAGACAGCAAAAGCATTGCTCAAAGAAGATGGCTGGTGGGGTTTCTACAGGGGATTCGGTCCTAGGTTCCTCAATATGTCACTTTATGGAACTACAATGATCGTCACATACGAATTGATAA AGCGATTATCGGTGAAGCAGCAGTGA
- the LOC116196540 gene encoding solute carrier family 25 member 44-like isoform X1 — MAVAEAEATTATELALADTDINWGRLDKTRFHIIGAILFTAQSALLHPTAVVKTRMQVAGSGLSHMRGFTVFRQILRTDGIPGVFRGFGTSAIGSLPGRVLALTSLEVSKDLMLKYTEGLDMPEATRVGIANGVAGMLSNLVSCVYFVPLDVVCQRLMVQGLPGTTSCRGPVDVVRKVMKVEGVRGMYRGFGLTAVTQSPASALWWGAYGAAQHIIWRSLGCRDDIEKKPSHVEMVAVQATAGLVAGACSSVITTPIDTVKTRLQVMDNYEIGRPSVLKTAKALLKEDGWWGFYRGFGPRFLNMSLYGTTMIVTYELIKRLSVKQQ; from the exons ATGGCCGTCGCCGAAGCAGAGGCGACCACCGCCACGGAGCTGGCCCTCGCCGACACCGACATTAACTGGGGCAG GTTAGACAAGACCAGGTTTCACATCATCGGGGCCATTCTTTTCACAGCTCAATCAGCCCTTTTGCATCCCACGGCAGTCGTCAAGACCCGAATGCAAGTGGCTGGTTCTGGCCTCTCCCACATGCGTGGATTCACCGTGTTTAGACAGATTCTCAGGACCGATGGAATCCCGGGAGTCTTTAGAGGTTTCGGAACCTCTGCTATCGGATCGCTCCCTGGTCGTGTCTTGGCTCTGACATCGCTAGAAGTATCGAAAGACCTGATGCTTAAGTACACTGAAGGTTTGGACATGCCTGAAGCAACTCGTGTCGGGATCGCAAATGGAGTGGCCGGCATGCTCTCGAATTTAGTTTCGTGCGTGTACTTTGTGCCCCTAGATGTG GTGTGCCAGAGACTAATGGTACAGGGGCTACCAGGGACCACATCCTGCAGAGGGCCCGTTGATGTTGTTCGGAAAGTGATGAAAGTGGAAGGGGTACGTGGTATGTACAGGGGATTTGGATTAACTGCAGTTACCCAGTCTCCTGCTTCTGCACTTTGGTGGGGTGCTTATGGTGCTGCTCAACACATTATATGGAG GAGCTTGGGGTGTAGGGATGATATAGAGAAGAAGCCATCTCATGTAGAGATGGTAGCAGTTCAGGCTACTGCAGGATTAGTTGCAGGAGCTTGTTCCTCGGTCATCACCACTCCCATAGACACAGTAAAGACTCGACTTCAG GTAATGGATAATTATGAAATTGGAAGGCCGTCTGTCTTGAAGACAGCAAAAGCATTGCTCAAAGAAGATGGCTGGTGGGGTTTCTACAGGGGATTCGGTCCTAGGTTCCTCAATATGTCACTTTATGGAACTACAATGATCGTCACATACGAATTGATAA AGCGATTATCGGTGAAGCAGCAGTGA
- the LOC116200988 gene encoding DEAD-box ATP-dependent RNA helicase 40 produces the protein MATAEASLGPRYAPDDPTLPKPWKGLIDGSTGNLYYWNPETNVTQYEKPVALPPPLPQGPPPANTAGNGMLTQSGQQMNQSLQGLQGNQLPHQHGQLNSEQQSPLGMQGAHQEGPQIGQVVSQQVSQLGPPGNHVPHQYMMQHPSHQMFLQTGQQIPQQLQHHLGQQAPQQQSGHQIPQEAAPQVPLQLGQKVGQSQGHQFLHQQTQPMGYQQTFPIPKQDNSQQVQNSAHGLPFPGPQEYSAGFPKQEEAKFSPPQPQQGGSTSTPNLQGGPNSVMAQMGAHSGPVQQYSGLQGNMQRRSTTAQFQHPGPDMGNQQHFPRFPNQMGPSMMHAQQSNVASAGMRMGPEDNSRGRPGNEYYYNANKEGPMLSPQLPKLAPIPVARNQPSMIGPGSVPFQNAPPGPTSGLNALTGHGMHSMGGHGSGPPPFTNNAPYAGPLDGHLTSVEAYCQHHEVTATGDNIPPPFMTFEATGFPPEILREIYSAGFTAPTPIQAQTWPIALQSRDIVAIAKTGSGKTLGYLMPAFMLLRTRRNNPQNGPTVLVLSPTRELATQIQDETIKFGRSSRVSCTCLYGGAPKGPQLKELDRGADIVVATPGRLNDILETRQIDLQQVSLLVLDEADRMLDMGFEPQIRKIVNEIPPRRQTLMYTATWPKEVRKIASDLLVNPVQVNIGNADELAANKSITQFVEVVPQMEKQRRLEQILRSQERGSKVIIFCSTKRLCDQLARGIARNFGAVAIHGDKSQGERDWALNQFRSGKSPILVATDVAARGLDIKEIRVVINFDFPTGIEDYVHRIGRTGRAGATGVSYTFFSDQDWKYAADLIKVLEGANQQVPPEVREMASRAGPGFGKDRARISRFDSGGGSRWDSGGRGGMRDGGFGGRGGMRDGGFGGRGGMRDGGFGGRGGGRDGGFGGRGGRADFFPGRGIGPRGFGGPGPHDRFNSMDGRGGRGRGRGRFGDRRDGPDRGRGRNYSRSPDMVRTWVGYSRSRSRSRSRSRSRSWSRSQSRSRSRSWSRGRSHSYSRSPSRSRSRSRSRSRSYERAPRVSKFDQREPRVSGFDAPLVPNPAPPVPLKTQDSAAAAVEPSDHVQPVDTVGMSPPEAGATDQDEQPAVEL, from the exons ATGGCAACAGCAGAGGCATCCCTCGGTCCACGGTACGCGCCTGATGATCCGACTCTTCCTAAACCGTGGAAGGGTTTGATTGATGGGAGCACCGGTAACCTGTACTATTGGAATCCCGAGACTAATGTTACCCAGTACGAGAAGCCTGTGGCCTTGCCTCCTCCCCTCCCCCAAGGTCCACCACCTGCCAATACTGCAGGGAATGGGATGCTTACTCAGTCGGGACAGCAGATGAATCAATCCCTTCAAGGGCTGCAAGGGAATCAGTTACCGCATCAGCATGGGCAATTGAATTCGGAGCAGCAATCTCCATTAGGGATGCAGGGTGCTCACCAAGAAGGACCTCAAATTGGCCAAGTTGTGTCCCAGCAGGTTTCTCAGTTAGGACCCCCTGGTAACCATGTGCCACATCAGTATATGATGCAGCATCCATCTCACCAGATGTTCCTGCAGACAGGGCAGCAGATACCTCAACAATTGCAGCACCATTTGGGACAGCAAGCACCACAACAGCAGTCGGGGCACCAGATTCCCCAGGAGGCTGCTCCACAGGTTCCACTTCAACTGGGGCAGAAAGTGGGTCAATCTCAAGGACATCAGTTTTTGCATCAGCAGACTCAACCGATGGGGTATCAGCAAACGTTTCCTATTCCGAAGCAAGATAATTCGCAACAAGTTCAGAATAGTGCCCACGGGCTGCCGTTCCCTGGCCCACAAGAATATAGTGCAGGATTCCCGAAGCAAGAGGAAGCCAAATTTTCTCCACCTCAACCACAGCAAGGTGGAAGTACATCGACTCCAAACCTGCAAGGCGGTCCAAATTCAGTCATGGCACAGATGGGTGCACACTCAGGCCCAGTTCAGCAGTACAGTGGCTTGCAAGGCAATATGCAGAGGCGGAGCACCACAGCTCAGTTCCAGCATCCTGGGCCTGATATGGGTAACCAACAGCATTTTCCAAGATTCCCAAATCAGATGGGCCCATCAATGATGCATGCACAGCAATCTAATGTGGCTTCAGCTGGGATGCGAATGGGGCCTGAGGATAACTCGCGTGGCAGACCCGGAAATGAGTATTATTACAATGCTAATAAGGAAGGGCCGATGCTGAGTCCTCAGCTCCCGAAGCTTGCACCAATACCAGTGGCCAGAAATCAGCCG AGCATGATTGGTCCAGGCAGTGTGCCATTCCAAAATGCTCCACCTGGACCTACCAGTGGATTGAATGCTTTAACGGGCCATGGGATGCATAGTATGGGTGGCCATGGAAGTGGCCCTCCGCCTTTTACAAATAATGCTCCTTATGCTGGACCTCTTGATGGTCATCTAACATCTGTTGAAGCTTACTGCCAACATCATGAAGTTACAGCAACT GGAGACAATATTCCACCGCCATTCATGACATTTGAGGCTACTGGTTTCCCTCCGGAGATTCTGAGAGAG ATATACTCTGCTGGTTTCACTGCCCCAACACCTATACAGGCGCAAACTTGGCCAATTGCTCTGCAAAGTAGAGACATAGTAGCAATTGCCAAAACAGGCTCAGGGAAAACATTGGGTTACTTAATGCCTGCTTTCATGCTTCTCAGAACACGCCGCAATAACCCTCAGAATGGCCCCACTGTACTTGTCTTGTCCCCTACAAGAGAGCTTGCAACACAGATACAAGACGAGACCATCAAATTCGGACGGTCTTCGCGGGTATCTTGCACG TGCCTGTATGGTGGAGCTCCAAAGGGACCTCAATTGAAAGAACTAGATCGAGGGGCAGATATTGTGGTTGCAACTCCAGGCCGACTCAATGATATCCTTGAAACGAGACAGATTGACCTTCAGCAGGTTTCCCTGCTTGTGCTTGACGAGGCAGATCGAATGCTCGACATGGGTTTCGAGCCTCAGATCCGTAAGATCGTGAATGAGATACCTCCCAGGAGACAAACTCTAATGTATACTGCAACCTGGCCCAAAGAAGTGAGGAAGATAGCAAGCGATCTTCTTGTAAATCCAGTCCAGGTGAACATTGGGAATGCCGATGAGCTTGCTGCTAACAAATCTATTACACAG TTTGTTGAGGTTGTACCTCAGATGGAGAAACAGAGGCGGCTGGAGCAAATTCTTCGATCACAAGAACGTGGGTCTAAGGTCATAATCTTCTGTTCCACAAAGCGATTGTGTGACCAACTTGCACGGGGTATCGCGCGCAATTTTGGAGCAGTCGCGATTCATGGAGACAAATCTCAGGGTGAGAGAGACTGGGCTTTGAATCAGTTCCGAAGTGGGAAGTCCCCCATATTAGTCGCCACCGATGTTGCTGCTAGGGGACTGGACATTAAAGAAATAAG GGTGGTgatcaattttgattttcctACTGGAATTGAGGATTATGTTCATCGAATTGGGAGAACCGGGAGGGCTGGTGCCACTGGGGTGTCCTACACTTTTTTCTCCGACCAGGACTGGAAGTATGCGGCCGACCTCATAAAAGTTTTGGAAGGTGCAAATCAGCAAGTGCCCCCGGAAGTCCGGGAGATGGCTTCTCGTGCTGGACCCGGGTTTGGAAAGGACCGGGCCCGCATTAGCCGCTTTGACTCTGGTGGTGGTAGCCGTTGGGATTCAGGAGGCCGTGGTGGGATGAGAGATGGAGGGTTTGGTGGTAGGGGAGGGATGAGGGATGGTGGATTTGGGGGTAGGGGTGGGATGAGGGATGGTGGATTTGGTGGCCGAGGTGGCGGGAGGGATGGCGGGTTCGGCGGAAGGGGTGGGAGGGCTGATTTCTTTCCAGGGCGTGGAATTGGGCCTCGCGGCTTTGGAGGGCCTGGCCCACATGATCGGTTCAACAGCATGGATGGACGTGGAGGACGAGGCCGTGGGCGGGGCCGTTTTGGGGATAGGAGAGACGGTCCCGATCGAGGCAGAGGAAGAAATTACAGCCGGAGCCCTGATATGGTTAGGACATGGGTTGGTTACAGCCGGAGCAGGAGCCGGAGTCGGAGCCGCAGCCGGAGCCGGAGTTGGTCGAGGAGCCAGAGCCGCAGCAGGAGCCGGAGCTGGTCGAGAGGACGTTCTCATAGCTACAGCCGTAGCCCTAGCCGAAGCAGGAGCAGGAGCAGGAGCCGGAGCCGCAGTTAT